One genomic region from candidate division WOR-3 bacterium encodes:
- a CDS encoding cell division protein ZapA, with translation MGKEIEVKILGKKYSFITDRTEKEAIEIATFVDEIGRKIKEEEPYSSENTIAILMALNIADKYFTLANEIEKLKECNDLK, from the coding sequence ATGGGGAAAGAAATAGAAGTAAAAATCTTAGGTAAGAAATATTCTTTTATAACTGATAGAACTGAGAAAGAGGCTATTGAAATTGCAACATTTGTAGATGAGATTGGAAGAAAGATAAAGGAAGAAGAACCTTACTCTTCAGAAAATACAATTGCTATATTGATGGCTTTAAATATAGCGGATAAATACTTCACTCTTGCAAACGAAATTGAAAAGTTAAAAGAATGTAATGACTTAAAATAA
- a CDS encoding TIGR00282 family metallophosphoesterase gives MKILFIGDVVGKPGLRILSKFIPLYKKENKYELICVNGENAAGGFGLTKKSALKMKKYGCDVITTGNHILDRKEEIEELLKLEHVLRPLNYEPTFPGKGFITIEVKGKKVSVINIQGQTFMPEKPKTLNPFEIIKNCVEKLGKVSPIIIVDIHAETTAEKIAMRYFLDGKISALVGTHTHVQTADEMITKKGTAYITDVGMTGAFESIIGMQSEPVIKKFMGKKDEAFKLAKEDVWMNAVEIEIDENSGKANSIRRIKIGENS, from the coding sequence TTGAAAATACTCTTTATAGGAGATGTTGTAGGAAAACCAGGATTAAGAATCCTCTCGAAATTTATTCCTCTTTATAAGAAAGAGAATAAATACGAATTAATATGTGTAAATGGAGAAAATGCGGCTGGAGGTTTTGGATTAACAAAGAAAAGTGCCTTAAAAATGAAAAAATATGGTTGTGATGTCATAACAACTGGGAATCACATCTTAGATAGAAAAGAAGAAATTGAAGAATTACTTAAATTAGAACATGTCTTAAGACCATTAAACTATGAACCTACTTTTCCCGGAAAAGGGTTTATTACCATTGAGGTGAAAGGGAAAAAAGTCAGTGTTATCAATATTCAAGGACAAACTTTTATGCCTGAAAAACCTAAGACTTTGAATCCTTTCGAAATAATAAAAAACTGTGTTGAAAAATTGGGAAAGGTTAGTCCTATAATAATAGTGGATATCCACGCTGAAACGACCGCAGAAAAGATTGCAATGAGATATTTCTTGGATGGAAAAATTTCTGCTTTAGTTGGCACCCATACTCACGTCCAAACAGCAGATGAAATGATTACAAAAAAAGGAACTGCTTACATTACAGATGTCGGAATGACAGGCGCTTTTGAATCAATAATTGGAATGCAATCTGAACCAGTAATAAAAAAATTTATGGGTAAAAAAGATGAAGCTTTTAAACTCGCAAAGGAAGATGTATGGATGAACGCAGTAGAAATAGAAATAGATGAAAATTCAGGTAAAGCAAATTCTATAAGGAGGATCAAAATTGGAGAAAATTCTTAA
- a CDS encoding bifunctional 5,10-methylenetetrahydrofolate dehydrogenase/5,10-methenyltetrahydrofolate cyclohydrolase encodes MEKILKGKIVAEKILETLKNQPKKRKLGVLKVGHDPGSSYYLNSIVKEANKLEILVKTIDLEETTPSPQIKEYLKEMVKSKEVDGILIMEPLPKEVSFLELIEIIGKDLDVEGVHPYNLGKLLLGIPKIIPSTPGAVLELMKFYNIDPTGKNVVIIGRSNVVGKPLANLLLRKSSLGNATVTVCHSKTQRIKEISKQADILIVAIGYPEFVTEEFVKEGAIVIDVGTNEKNGKIVGDVHFESVEKKAMAITPVPGGIGSITTAMLLSNLYKL; translated from the coding sequence TTGGAGAAAATTCTTAAAGGTAAAATAGTAGCAGAAAAAATCTTAGAAACTCTTAAAAATCAACCTAAAAAAAGAAAACTTGGAGTCTTAAAAGTAGGGCATGACCCAGGAAGCTCTTACTATCTAAACAGTATTGTTAAAGAAGCAAATAAACTAGAAATCTTAGTAAAAACTATAGACTTAGAAGAGACAACCCCTTCACCTCAAATAAAAGAATATTTAAAAGAAATGGTGAAATCAAAGGAAGTGGATGGAATTCTTATTATGGAACCTCTTCCTAAAGAGGTTAGCTTCCTTGAGTTAATAGAAATAATTGGCAAAGATTTAGATGTTGAAGGAGTCCATCCTTACAATCTTGGGAAATTACTTTTAGGAATTCCCAAAATAATCCCCTCTACTCCTGGAGCGGTTCTCGAACTAATGAAATTTTACAACATCGATCCTACTGGAAAGAACGTAGTGATAATTGGGAGAAGTAACGTGGTAGGGAAACCTCTTGCAAACCTCTTACTTAGAAAATCCTCTCTTGGAAATGCTACTGTTACAGTATGTCATTCTAAGACCCAAAGAATTAAGGAGATTTCGAAACAAGCAGATATTTTAATAGTTGCTATAGGATACCCAGAATTTGTAACTGAAGAGTTTGTAAAAGAAGGAGCTATTGTAATAGATGTAGGAACAAATGAAAAAAATGGGAAAATAGTGGGAGATGTGCACTTTGAATCTGTAGAAAAAAAGGCTATGGCAATAACTCCTGTTCCAGGAGGAATAGGAAGCATTACAACTGCAATGCTACTTTCCAATCTTTATAAATTATAA
- the rny gene encoding ribonuclease Y translates to MIILVCLLIAGGSFSFGYFVHKIRVLKKIHSAESKAEKIIRNAQTKSKEIEEKTRERLEQLKKTQMEEFIEETEAQKRHLDRWEKELEKKEEEQKKLKEFLSQKEKNLMLREKELQELKEEVLLKRKKYTDLVELTNRKLEEISRMTRDEAEKMLLEEVKKEAENKAIQIENEIISEAKKKANKTAQKIITEAIQRCAIDNVTESTVSVVSLPSESMKGRIIGREGRNIRAFEKATGVEIIIDDTPEAVTLSCFDPLKREIAKISLEKLVKDGRIHPARIEEIVEKTKKELEERILEIGEETIFELGISKLHDELLRMIGRLKFRTSYGQNVLQHSKEVAYLMGLMAGELGLDIETAKRAGILHDIGKGMSQDYSGSHAEIGAGAARKFGESPLIINAIAAHHEEVEPETPYAVLLQAADAISGARPGARKETLEAYIRRVEELEKIASSFPGIKKVYSIQAGREVRIVVEPESVSDNGTKELATKVARKIEENVSYPGEIKVTVIRETRAVDHAK, encoded by the coding sequence ATGATAATTTTAGTATGCCTCCTCATAGCAGGGGGGTCTTTCTCTTTTGGTTATTTTGTTCATAAGATAAGGGTTCTTAAAAAAATTCATTCAGCTGAAAGTAAAGCCGAAAAAATCATCCGCAATGCCCAAACCAAAAGTAAAGAAATAGAAGAAAAGACCCGCGAGAGATTAGAACAACTCAAAAAAACTCAGATGGAAGAATTTATTGAGGAGACAGAAGCCCAGAAAAGACATCTCGATAGATGGGAGAAAGAATTAGAAAAAAAAGAAGAAGAGCAGAAGAAGCTTAAGGAATTCCTCAGCCAAAAAGAGAAAAATCTTATGCTTAGGGAAAAGGAACTTCAAGAACTTAAAGAAGAAGTTCTTTTAAAGCGGAAAAAATATACAGATCTAGTTGAACTTACAAATAGAAAATTAGAAGAAATATCAAGAATGACAAGAGACGAGGCAGAAAAGATGTTATTAGAAGAAGTCAAAAAAGAAGCGGAGAATAAAGCCATTCAGATTGAAAACGAAATAATAAGTGAAGCAAAGAAAAAAGCAAATAAAACCGCTCAAAAAATTATAACTGAGGCAATTCAGAGATGTGCAATTGATAATGTTACAGAATCCACTGTTTCCGTAGTTTCTCTTCCTTCTGAAAGTATGAAAGGAAGAATAATAGGAAGAGAAGGAAGAAATATAAGGGCTTTTGAAAAAGCTACAGGGGTAGAAATAATAATAGACGACACTCCTGAAGCTGTAACTCTTTCCTGTTTTGACCCTTTAAAGAGGGAAATCGCAAAGATTTCTTTAGAGAAACTTGTTAAAGATGGTCGTATCCATCCTGCAAGAATTGAAGAAATTGTAGAGAAAACAAAAAAGGAATTAGAAGAAAGGATATTGGAAATCGGAGAAGAAACAATTTTCGAATTGGGGATTTCAAAGCTTCACGACGAACTATTAAGAATGATTGGTAGATTAAAATTCAGAACAAGTTATGGACAAAATGTGCTTCAACATTCAAAGGAAGTTGCTTATCTTATGGGTCTTATGGCAGGAGAGCTTGGCCTTGATATCGAGACAGCAAAAAGAGCTGGAATATTACACGATATTGGAAAGGGTATGAGTCAAGACTATTCTGGAAGTCATGCAGAAATTGGAGCAGGGGCAGCACGAAAATTCGGCGAATCTCCTCTCATTATTAACGCAATAGCTGCTCACCACGAAGAAGTAGAACCAGAAACTCCTTATGCTGTTCTACTTCAAGCGGCCGATGCAATTTCAGGAGCAAGACCAGGGGCAAGAAAAGAAACCTTAGAAGCTTATATAAGGAGAGTGGAAGAACTAGAAAAAATTGCCTCCTCCTTTCCTGGGATAAAGAAAGTTTATTCCATCCAAGCGGGTAGAGAAGTTAGAATTGTCGTCGAACCTGAAAGTGTTTCTGATAATGGAACTAAAGAACTTGCCACAAAAGTAGCCAGAAAAATTGAAGAAAATGTTAGTTATCCTGGAGAAATAAAAGTCACTGTTATTAGAGAGACAAGAGCTGTGGATCACGCAAAGTAA